In Polyangiaceae bacterium, a genomic segment contains:
- a CDS encoding glutathione S-transferase N-terminal domain-containing protein, translating into MLTLLYLHYSPWSEKAAWALDHHRVLHARKDYLPLLGEPLLRLRVKKWRGPVTVPVLFGGHDVWEDSLSIARYAESVGSGTSLFPGGTVSLDGRLLEYDRVADELMNSGRARAAERAAPREDVLVESLPPAFRISGPVAPHVGRLGVEFLRRKYLTRDLSSEQHLQRMRRALDGLRAALAPDSEQEGAALASPDAYVLGKFSYVDIAFCAALQFVRPVADSYIRLGPASRDAWTDPALGDYADLLAWRDRVYDAHRR; encoded by the coding sequence GTGCTGACGCTGCTCTACCTTCACTATTCTCCGTGGTCCGAAAAAGCCGCGTGGGCGCTGGACCATCATCGCGTCCTGCACGCACGTAAGGACTATCTGCCCTTGCTTGGAGAGCCCCTCCTCAGGTTACGTGTCAAGAAGTGGCGCGGACCAGTGACTGTGCCCGTGTTGTTCGGGGGACATGATGTGTGGGAGGATTCCCTCTCCATCGCTCGCTACGCCGAGTCGGTTGGCAGCGGGACCAGTCTGTTTCCGGGAGGAACCGTATCGCTGGATGGCCGACTGCTCGAGTACGACCGCGTGGCGGATGAGCTAATGAACTCTGGACGCGCGCGTGCCGCGGAGCGCGCAGCGCCTCGCGAGGATGTGTTGGTTGAAAGCCTCCCCCCCGCGTTCCGCATCAGCGGCCCTGTCGCCCCCCATGTGGGTAGGCTGGGAGTTGAGTTTCTGCGTAGAAAATATCTCACGCGAGACCTGAGCAGTGAGCAGCACCTGCAACGCATGCGACGTGCTCTGGATGGCTTGCGAGCGGCGCTCGCCCCAGATTCGGAGCAAGAGGGCGCCGCGCTGGCTTCCCCGGATGCCTATGTGCTGGGGAAGTTTTCCTACGTGGACATCGCATTTTGCGCGGCATTGCAGTTCGTGCGGCCCGTGGCGGATAGCTACATCCGGCTCGGTCCCGCAAGCCGAGACGCGTGGACGGATCCAGCGCTTGGGGACTACGCGGATCTGCTGGCCTGGCGGGACCGCGTTTACGACGCACACCGTCGTTGA
- a CDS encoding flap endonuclease, with protein MQIHLIDGTYELFRAFYGAPSSTAGGREVGATRALLSNFANFVSSPDVTHVAVAFDHEIESFRNALFDGYKTGDGIDPDLFAQFPLAEEATRALGVVVWPMVEFEADDALAAGAARYSESPEVDRVVLCSPDKDLAQCVCDRVVCWDRLRDKWLDVDGVREKFGVAPESIPDYLALVGDAADGIPGIPKWGAKSAGVVLSEYLHLEHIPARFEDWSAKPRGAARLSSELEAAREAALLYRRLATLRRDVPLEETLDDLRWKGPDLKRLGALSELIGSDTVLRKMSAIVSAG; from the coding sequence ATGCAAATCCATCTGATTGATGGCACCTATGAGCTGTTTCGCGCGTTCTATGGGGCGCCCTCGTCGACCGCTGGCGGGCGAGAGGTTGGAGCGACACGGGCGCTGTTGAGCAACTTCGCGAACTTCGTCAGTAGCCCTGACGTAACCCACGTAGCCGTCGCCTTCGATCACGAGATCGAGAGCTTCCGTAACGCGTTGTTTGATGGCTACAAGACGGGCGACGGCATCGATCCGGATCTGTTCGCGCAGTTCCCACTCGCGGAAGAAGCCACGCGTGCCCTCGGGGTCGTCGTTTGGCCAATGGTGGAGTTCGAGGCTGACGACGCGCTCGCGGCTGGGGCGGCTCGCTACTCCGAGTCGCCCGAGGTCGACCGGGTCGTGCTCTGTTCTCCCGACAAGGACCTCGCGCAGTGTGTCTGCGATCGAGTCGTGTGTTGGGATCGACTCCGAGACAAATGGTTGGACGTGGATGGGGTGAGGGAAAAGTTCGGCGTCGCTCCAGAGTCCATCCCTGACTACCTCGCGCTAGTCGGTGACGCCGCGGACGGGATCCCCGGCATACCGAAGTGGGGTGCAAAATCGGCCGGCGTCGTGCTCTCCGAGTACCTGCATCTGGAGCACATCCCGGCGCGCTTCGAGGACTGGAGCGCGAAGCCCCGAGGCGCGGCGCGGCTCAGTTCCGAGTTGGAAGCCGCGCGCGAGGCGGCGCTCTTGTATCGCCGCCTCGCGACGTTGCGCCGAGACGTGCCCCTAGAGGAGACGCTGGATGACCTGCGTTGGAAGGGCCCGGATCTGAAGCGCCTTGGGGCGCTGAGCGAACTGATTGGCTCGGACACGGTGCTCCGCAAAATGAGCGCGATCGTCTCCGCTGGCTGA